A window of Cottoperca gobio chromosome 16, fCotGob3.1, whole genome shotgun sequence contains these coding sequences:
- the LOC115020955 gene encoding LOW QUALITY PROTEIN: gamma-aminobutyric acid type B receptor subunit 2-like (The sequence of the model RefSeq protein was modified relative to this genomic sequence to represent the inferred CDS: deleted 1 base in 1 codon), whose translation MIIQTPQDYLHSYLTQLSQEGSKVSPLHAFAYDAVWVAARALSQAMEAVKHREKYGSPRNVSTGEEAQRTLLNAVKQTHFFRNGERMTSIELVQVQGSGDVLVGDFSTSTQQLRLMNHLLKFKGAAAARDQTLVLSQRLHVGLLQFSIVCSAAAVTIVITLSILLFSLIHRKHCEPQDELLLLGLLLSSSSVLISGLDGASLSLRTFETLCSVRLWTLSVGQTVGFAVLFTRSWGVYSRCSIEQTQQHRLQRAGCVLLWMLLLDVFVLTTWQILDPLRRAVLQHGEQVTLTKVGTSADQLVVRLYSEQCSSSYMELWLTAVCGYKAPLLGLGCFVSWSIRSVQLDPPAVSNKLLTLSVFSVTLFSVAGAAGSLLTSHNPPLHFCLTSALILCCNIFTLSCMFGPKFLYMCLNGSKLQQELEMQQESELPQESELQQESELQQESELQQEFEAAEGEDEEKKTLSRLNQQLKSQTAQLDVEIESITMQLSEMSESPDPEPKHHMSRGPRSGKVRAVRWTHAAQVCSEDRNSERKPSSLDSINSPEHVQRRLSVQLPILHHSYLSAVGGVSASSSSVFGSRDNFLST comes from the exons atgataattcaGACTCCTCAGGACTACCTGCACTCCTACCTCACACAGCTGAGCCAGgaagggtcaaaggtcagcccCCTCCACGCCTTCGCCTACGATGCCGTGTGGGTCGCAGCCCGAGCTCTGAGTCAGGCGATGGAGGCCGTGAAGCACCGGGAGAAGTACGGCAGCCCGAGGAACGTGAGCACCGGCGAGGAGGCTCAGAGGACGCTGCTGAATGCCGTGAAGCAGACGCA TTTCTTTCGAAACGGGGAGAGGATGACGTCCATCGAGCTGGTGCAGGTTCAAG GCAGCGGTGACGTGTTGGTGGGAGACTTCAGTACCTCCACCCAGCAGCTGCGACTGATGAACCACCTGCTGAAGTTTAAAG gtgcagcagcagccagagaCCAGACGCTGGTGCTG AGCCAGCGTCTCCACGTCGGCCTGCTGCAGTTCAGCATTGTGTGCTCAGCTGCAGCCGTGACTATCGTCATCACACTGAGCATCCTCCTATTCAGCCTCATCCACCGCAAACACTG tgaacCCCAggatgagctgctgctgctgggtctgctgctctcctcctcctcggtcCTGATCTCCGGGCTGGACGGAGCCTCGCTGTCCCTCCGCACCTTTGAGACCCTCTGCTCC GTGCGTCTGTGGACTCTGTCTGTGGGACAGACTGTGGGCTTCGCTGTGCTCTTCACCAGGTCGTGGGGGGTTTATTCTCGGTGCAGCATCGAGCAGACG cagcagcatcgtTTGCAGAGGGCCGGCTGCGTGCTGCTCTGGATGctcctgctggatgtgtttgttttaaccaCCTGGCAGATCCTGGACCCTCTCAGACGGGCGGTGCTGCAGCACGGAGAACAGGTGACTCTCACAAAGGT agGGACTTCCGCTGATCAGCTGGTCGTGCGGTTGTACTCtgagcagtgcagcagcagttACATGGAGCTGTGGCTCACTGCAGTCTGTGGATACAAAGCTCCTCTACTG GGTCTGGGGTGTTTTGTGTCCTGGAGCATCAGGTCTGTGCAGCTGGATCCTCCTGCAGTCAGCAATAAGCTCCTGACGCTCAGCGTGTTCTCTGTGACGCTGTTCAGTgttgcaggagctgcaggatccCTGCTGACCTCCCACAATCCTCCTCTTCACTTCTGTCTGACCAGTGCCCTCATCCTCTGCTGTAACATCTTCACCCTGAGCTGCATGTTCGGACCAAAG TTCTTGTACATGTGTCTGAATGGCAGCAAGCTGCAGCAGGAGTTGGAGATGCAGCAGGAGTCGGAGCTGCCGCAGGAGtcggagctgcagcaggagtcggagctgcagcaggagtcggagctgcagcaggagtttgaagctgcagagggagaagaCGAGGAGAAGAAGACGCTGAGCAGGTTAAACCAGCAGCTGAAGAGTCAAACTGCTCAG CTCGATGTAGAAATAGAATCCATCACGATGCAACTCTCTGAAATGTCTGAGTCACCTGATCCTGAGCCGAAGCATCACATGTCCAGAGGACCAAGAAGCG GTAAAGTCCGGGCTGTGAGGTGGACTCACGCAGCTCAGGTCTGTTCTGAGGACAGAAACTCAGAGAGGAAACCTTCAAGTCTAGACAGCATCAACTCTCCTGAGCA CGTGCAGCGCCGTCTGTCCGTGCAGCTGCCGATCCTCCATCATTCCTACCTGTCCGCCGTCGGAGGCGTCAGCGCCAGCAGCTCCAGTGTGTTCGGCAGCCGGGACAACTTCCTGTCCACCTGA